Proteins from one Ovis aries strain OAR_USU_Benz2616 breed Rambouillet chromosome 12, ARS-UI_Ramb_v3.0, whole genome shotgun sequence genomic window:
- the CCNL2 gene encoding cyclin-L2 isoform X2, translating to MAAAAGAGAQGSTAPAVAAGTPGSGGTAPASQGVLIGDRLYSGVLITLENCLLPDDKLRFTPSMSSGLDTDTETDLRVVGCELIQAAGILLRLPQVAMATGQVLFQRFFYTKSFVKHSMEHVSMACVHLASKIEEAPRRIRDVINVFHRLRHLREKKKPVPLLLDQDYVNLKNQIIKAERRVLKELGFCVHVKHPHKIIVMYLQVLECERNQHLVQTSWNYMNDSLRTDVFVRFQPESIACACIYLAARTLEIPLPNRPHWFLLFGATEEEIQEICLKILQLYTRKKVDLTHLESEVEKRRHALDEAKAQAKGLLPSSTQVLDSASRFSPAPKPVESPKEGKGNKPSPLSVKNTKRKVEGVKKTKVDSPVNGLPKGQGSRSRSGSHEQSYSRSPSRSASPKRRKSDSGSTSGGSKSQSRSRSRSDSPPRQAHRGAPYKGSKVRSYRRSKDCNYSAQKPHKSRSRSSSRSRSHSRERADTSGKYKKKSHYYREQRRERSRSYERTGHRYERDHPGHSRHRR from the exons atggcggcggcggccggggccGGGGCTCAAGGGTCGACGGCCCCCGCGGTAGCGGCTGGCACGCCGGGCTCCGGAGGCACAGCCCCCGCGTCACAGGGGGTGCTGATCGGGGACCGGCTGTACTCCGGGGTGCTCATCACTTTGGAGAACTGCCTTCTGCCCGACGACAAGCTCCGCTTCACGCCGTCCATGTCGAGTGGCCTCGACACCGACACGGAAACCGACCTCCGCGTGGTGGGCTGCGAGCTCATCCAGGCGGCCGGCATCCTGCTCCGCCTGCCGCAG GTGGCCATGGCTACCGGGCAGGTGTTGTTCCAGCGGTTCTTCTACACCAAGTCCTTTGTGAAGCATTCCATGGAG CACGTGTCAATGGCCTGTGTTCACCTGGCCTCCAAGATAGAAGAGGCTCCAAGGCGGATACGGGACGTCATCAACGTGTTTCATCGCCTTCGACATCTGCGAGAGAAAAA AAAACCTGTGCCTCTCCTCTTGGATCAAGATTACGTTAACTTAAAGAATCAAATTATAAAGGCGGAAAGGCGAGTTCTCAAGGAGCTGGGTTTCTGCGTCCACGTGAAGCACCCTCACAAG ATAATCGTTATGTACCTTCAGGTGTTAGAGTGTGAGCGTAACCAACACCTGGTCCAGACTTCATG GAACTACATGAACGACAGCCTTCGCACAGATGTTTTTGTGAGGTTCCAGCCTGAGAGCATCGCCTGTGCCTGCATCTATCTGGCTGCCCGGACGCTGGAG ATCCCTTTACCCAATCGTCCccattggtttcttttgtttggaGCAACTGAAGAAGAAATTCAAGAGATCTGCTTAAAAATCCTGCAGCTGTATACTCGGAAAAAG GTTGATCTGACTCACCTGGAGAGTGAAGTGGAGAAGCGCAGGCACGCCCTTGATGAGGCAAAGGCACAAGCCAAGGGCCTGCTGCCCAGCAGCACCCAGGTGCTGGACAGTGCATCGCGGTTCTCGCCTGCCCCCAAGCCTG TGGAATCCCCCaaagaaggcaaaggaaacaagcCTTCCCCACTCTCCGTGAAGAACACCAAGAGGAAAGTGGAGGGTGTGAAGAAAACCAAGGTGGACAGTCCAGTGAATGG CTTGCCAAAGGGGCAGGGGAGTCGAAGTCGGAGCGGGAGTCACGAGCAGAGCTACTCAAGGTCCCCGTCACGTTCTGCGTCCCCTAAGAGAAG GAAAAGTGACAGTGGCTCCACATCTGGTGGGTCCAAGTCACAGAGCCGCTCGCGGAGCCGGAGTGACTCCCCACCACGTCAGGCTCATCGGGGTGCCCCCTACAAAGGATCCAAGGTGCGGAGCTACCGGAGATCCAAGGACTGCAACTACTCTGCCCAGAAGCCACACAAGTCCCGGAGCCGGAGCTCCTCCCGCTCTCGGAGCCACTCACGGGAACGGGCGGATACTTCtggaaaatacaagaaaaaaagtcattaCTATAGAGAACAGCGACGAGAGCGTTCTCGGTCTTATGAGCGAACAGGCCATCGCTATGAGCGGGACCATCCTGGGCACAGCAGGCACcggaggtga
- the CCNL2 gene encoding cyclin-L2 isoform X1 codes for MAAAAGAGAQGSTAPAVAAGTPGSGGTAPASQGVLIGDRLYSGVLITLENCLLPDDKLRFTPSMSSGLDTDTETDLRVVGCELIQAAGILLRLPQVAMATGQVLFQRFFYTKSFVKHSMEHVSMACVHLASKIEEAPRRIRDVINVFHRLRHLREKKKPVPLLLDQDYVNLKNQIIKAERRVLKELGFCVHVKHPHKIIVMYLQVLECERNQHLVQTSWNYMNDSLRTDVFVRFQPESIACACIYLAARTLEIPLPNRPHWFLLFGATEEEIQEICLKILQLYTRKKVDLTHLESEVEKRRHALDEAKAQAKGLLPSSTQVLDSASRFSPAPKPVESPKEGKGNKPSPLSVKNTKRKVEGVKKTKVDSPVNGLPKGQGSRSRSGSHEQSYSRSPSRSASPKRRYVLLGCMGLQQALGCFLGKCCGLSLGTIAPDPEVVRMGGHLPGGLLHRKSDSGSTSGGSKSQSRSRSRSDSPPRQAHRGAPYKGSKVRSYRRSKDCNYSAQKPHKSRSRSSSRSRSHSRERADTSGKYKKKSHYYREQRRERSRSYERTGHRYERDHPGHSRHRR; via the exons atggcggcggcggccggggccGGGGCTCAAGGGTCGACGGCCCCCGCGGTAGCGGCTGGCACGCCGGGCTCCGGAGGCACAGCCCCCGCGTCACAGGGGGTGCTGATCGGGGACCGGCTGTACTCCGGGGTGCTCATCACTTTGGAGAACTGCCTTCTGCCCGACGACAAGCTCCGCTTCACGCCGTCCATGTCGAGTGGCCTCGACACCGACACGGAAACCGACCTCCGCGTGGTGGGCTGCGAGCTCATCCAGGCGGCCGGCATCCTGCTCCGCCTGCCGCAG GTGGCCATGGCTACCGGGCAGGTGTTGTTCCAGCGGTTCTTCTACACCAAGTCCTTTGTGAAGCATTCCATGGAG CACGTGTCAATGGCCTGTGTTCACCTGGCCTCCAAGATAGAAGAGGCTCCAAGGCGGATACGGGACGTCATCAACGTGTTTCATCGCCTTCGACATCTGCGAGAGAAAAA AAAACCTGTGCCTCTCCTCTTGGATCAAGATTACGTTAACTTAAAGAATCAAATTATAAAGGCGGAAAGGCGAGTTCTCAAGGAGCTGGGTTTCTGCGTCCACGTGAAGCACCCTCACAAG ATAATCGTTATGTACCTTCAGGTGTTAGAGTGTGAGCGTAACCAACACCTGGTCCAGACTTCATG GAACTACATGAACGACAGCCTTCGCACAGATGTTTTTGTGAGGTTCCAGCCTGAGAGCATCGCCTGTGCCTGCATCTATCTGGCTGCCCGGACGCTGGAG ATCCCTTTACCCAATCGTCCccattggtttcttttgtttggaGCAACTGAAGAAGAAATTCAAGAGATCTGCTTAAAAATCCTGCAGCTGTATACTCGGAAAAAG GTTGATCTGACTCACCTGGAGAGTGAAGTGGAGAAGCGCAGGCACGCCCTTGATGAGGCAAAGGCACAAGCCAAGGGCCTGCTGCCCAGCAGCACCCAGGTGCTGGACAGTGCATCGCGGTTCTCGCCTGCCCCCAAGCCTG TGGAATCCCCCaaagaaggcaaaggaaacaagcCTTCCCCACTCTCCGTGAAGAACACCAAGAGGAAAGTGGAGGGTGTGAAGAAAACCAAGGTGGACAGTCCAGTGAATGG CTTGCCAAAGGGGCAGGGGAGTCGAAGTCGGAGCGGGAGTCACGAGCAGAGCTACTCAAGGTCCCCGTCACGTTCTGCGTCCCCTAAGAGAAGGTATGTGCTGCTTGGGTGCATGGGGCTGCAGCAGGCACTGGGATGTTTCCTAGGGAAGTGTTGTGGCCTTTCCTTGGGGACAATTGCTCCTGACCCTGAAGTGGTCAGGATGGGTGGTCACCTGCCTGGTGGTCTCCTTCACAGGAAAAGTGACAGTGGCTCCACATCTGGTGGGTCCAAGTCACAGAGCCGCTCGCGGAGCCGGAGTGACTCCCCACCACGTCAGGCTCATCGGGGTGCCCCCTACAAAGGATCCAAGGTGCGGAGCTACCGGAGATCCAAGGACTGCAACTACTCTGCCCAGAAGCCACACAAGTCCCGGAGCCGGAGCTCCTCCCGCTCTCGGAGCCACTCACGGGAACGGGCGGATACTTCtggaaaatacaagaaaaaaagtcattaCTATAGAGAACAGCGACGAGAGCGTTCTCGGTCTTATGAGCGAACAGGCCATCGCTATGAGCGGGACCATCCTGGGCACAGCAGGCACcggaggtga
- the CCNL2 gene encoding cyclin-L2 isoform X4, translating to MAAAAGAGAQGSTAPAVAAGTPGSGGTAPASQGVLIGDRLYSGVLITLENCLLPDDKLRFTPSMSSGLDTDTETDLRVVGCELIQAAGILLRLPQVAMATGQVLFQRFFYTKSFVKHSMEHVSMACVHLASKIEEAPRRIRDVINVFHRLRHLREKKKPVPLLLDQDYVNLKNQIIKAERRVLKELGFCVHVKHPHKIIVMYLQVLECERNQHLVQTSWVASEGK from the exons atggcggcggcggccggggccGGGGCTCAAGGGTCGACGGCCCCCGCGGTAGCGGCTGGCACGCCGGGCTCCGGAGGCACAGCCCCCGCGTCACAGGGGGTGCTGATCGGGGACCGGCTGTACTCCGGGGTGCTCATCACTTTGGAGAACTGCCTTCTGCCCGACGACAAGCTCCGCTTCACGCCGTCCATGTCGAGTGGCCTCGACACCGACACGGAAACCGACCTCCGCGTGGTGGGCTGCGAGCTCATCCAGGCGGCCGGCATCCTGCTCCGCCTGCCGCAG GTGGCCATGGCTACCGGGCAGGTGTTGTTCCAGCGGTTCTTCTACACCAAGTCCTTTGTGAAGCATTCCATGGAG CACGTGTCAATGGCCTGTGTTCACCTGGCCTCCAAGATAGAAGAGGCTCCAAGGCGGATACGGGACGTCATCAACGTGTTTCATCGCCTTCGACATCTGCGAGAGAAAAA AAAACCTGTGCCTCTCCTCTTGGATCAAGATTACGTTAACTTAAAGAATCAAATTATAAAGGCGGAAAGGCGAGTTCTCAAGGAGCTGGGTTTCTGCGTCCACGTGAAGCACCCTCACAAG ATAATCGTTATGTACCTTCAGGTGTTAGAGTGTGAGCGTAACCAACACCTGGTCCAGACTTCATG GGTAGCCTCTGAGGGTAAGTGA
- the CCNL2 gene encoding cyclin-L2 isoform X3 produces the protein MATGQVLFQRFFYTKSFVKHSMEHVSMACVHLASKIEEAPRRIRDVINVFHRLRHLREKKKPVPLLLDQDYVNLKNQIIKAERRVLKELGFCVHVKHPHKIIVMYLQVLECERNQHLVQTSWNYMNDSLRTDVFVRFQPESIACACIYLAARTLEIPLPNRPHWFLLFGATEEEIQEICLKILQLYTRKKVDLTHLESEVEKRRHALDEAKAQAKGLLPSSTQVLDSASRFSPAPKPVESPKEGKGNKPSPLSVKNTKRKVEGVKKTKVDSPVNGLPKGQGSRSRSGSHEQSYSRSPSRSASPKRRYVLLGCMGLQQALGCFLGKCCGLSLGTIAPDPEVVRMGGHLPGGLLHRKSDSGSTSGGSKSQSRSRSRSDSPPRQAHRGAPYKGSKVRSYRRSKDCNYSAQKPHKSRSRSSSRSRSHSRERADTSGKYKKKSHYYREQRRERSRSYERTGHRYERDHPGHSRHRR, from the exons ATGGCTACCGGGCAGGTGTTGTTCCAGCGGTTCTTCTACACCAAGTCCTTTGTGAAGCATTCCATGGAG CACGTGTCAATGGCCTGTGTTCACCTGGCCTCCAAGATAGAAGAGGCTCCAAGGCGGATACGGGACGTCATCAACGTGTTTCATCGCCTTCGACATCTGCGAGAGAAAAA AAAACCTGTGCCTCTCCTCTTGGATCAAGATTACGTTAACTTAAAGAATCAAATTATAAAGGCGGAAAGGCGAGTTCTCAAGGAGCTGGGTTTCTGCGTCCACGTGAAGCACCCTCACAAG ATAATCGTTATGTACCTTCAGGTGTTAGAGTGTGAGCGTAACCAACACCTGGTCCAGACTTCATG GAACTACATGAACGACAGCCTTCGCACAGATGTTTTTGTGAGGTTCCAGCCTGAGAGCATCGCCTGTGCCTGCATCTATCTGGCTGCCCGGACGCTGGAG ATCCCTTTACCCAATCGTCCccattggtttcttttgtttggaGCAACTGAAGAAGAAATTCAAGAGATCTGCTTAAAAATCCTGCAGCTGTATACTCGGAAAAAG GTTGATCTGACTCACCTGGAGAGTGAAGTGGAGAAGCGCAGGCACGCCCTTGATGAGGCAAAGGCACAAGCCAAGGGCCTGCTGCCCAGCAGCACCCAGGTGCTGGACAGTGCATCGCGGTTCTCGCCTGCCCCCAAGCCTG TGGAATCCCCCaaagaaggcaaaggaaacaagcCTTCCCCACTCTCCGTGAAGAACACCAAGAGGAAAGTGGAGGGTGTGAAGAAAACCAAGGTGGACAGTCCAGTGAATGG CTTGCCAAAGGGGCAGGGGAGTCGAAGTCGGAGCGGGAGTCACGAGCAGAGCTACTCAAGGTCCCCGTCACGTTCTGCGTCCCCTAAGAGAAGGTATGTGCTGCTTGGGTGCATGGGGCTGCAGCAGGCACTGGGATGTTTCCTAGGGAAGTGTTGTGGCCTTTCCTTGGGGACAATTGCTCCTGACCCTGAAGTGGTCAGGATGGGTGGTCACCTGCCTGGTGGTCTCCTTCACAGGAAAAGTGACAGTGGCTCCACATCTGGTGGGTCCAAGTCACAGAGCCGCTCGCGGAGCCGGAGTGACTCCCCACCACGTCAGGCTCATCGGGGTGCCCCCTACAAAGGATCCAAGGTGCGGAGCTACCGGAGATCCAAGGACTGCAACTACTCTGCCCAGAAGCCACACAAGTCCCGGAGCCGGAGCTCCTCCCGCTCTCGGAGCCACTCACGGGAACGGGCGGATACTTCtggaaaatacaagaaaaaaagtcattaCTATAGAGAACAGCGACGAGAGCGTTCTCGGTCTTATGAGCGAACAGGCCATCGCTATGAGCGGGACCATCCTGGGCACAGCAGGCACcggaggtga